Proteins co-encoded in one Sporosarcina sp. FSL K6-1522 genomic window:
- a CDS encoding recombinase family protein: MVIREGDLLYFDALDRMGRDYDGIIQEWKYITRELNVDIIILENEILFHGRKPLNIGDLGKLMEDQFLSLLSYVAEQERKKSKQRQAEGIEIARTNGIKFGRRKYEINRDYFVNVYDEWRSGLITATEGTRRLELKPNTFYRCVKEYEKGSLLE; the protein is encoded by the coding sequence TTGGTCATACGTGAAGGAGATTTACTATATTTTGATGCACTAGACCGAATGGGGAGGGATTATGACGGAATAATTCAAGAGTGGAAATACATTACAAGAGAGTTAAACGTAGATATTATAATATTGGAGAATGAAATTTTATTTCATGGTAGAAAACCCCTGAATATAGGCGATCTCGGGAAGCTAATGGAAGATCAATTTTTAAGCTTATTATCTTATGTTGCCGAACAAGAACGCAAAAAAAGTAAGCAACGACAGGCAGAAGGAATAGAAATAGCAAGGACTAACGGCATCAAATTTGGTCGACGCAAGTATGAAATTAATAGGGATTATTTTGTTAACGTGTATGATGAATGGCGATCTGGATTGATTACTGCTACTGAAGGAACGCGGCGCCTTGAATTAAAACCAAATACTTTTTATCGGTGTGTAAAAGAGTATGAAAAAGGAAGTTTGTTGGAGTAA
- a CDS encoding CBS domain-containing protein, which produces MTIRNSDRFIIAFNRIEKSLEKISGLSNYMPFSRLIDKTKNMNAIIRKFEVDLRECADLRNAIVHRRTDIDYAIAEPHDNIVELIEYIERELSKPVTVGDMFQRKVHTLRASDSLEKGLKLIHEQRFNQIPIYENRKFIGLITAVGITYWLADKGTEEIISREMPTLLDIYYHEKQKNTYRFVEKDLSVYEAEEYFRKSVVGGKRLEALLITENGRPEEKLLGIITPLDLMKID; this is translated from the coding sequence ATGACTATACGCAACTCTGATCGTTTTATTATCGCATTTAATCGCATTGAGAAATCGTTAGAGAAAATCAGTGGTCTGAGCAATTATATGCCTTTTTCCCGTTTGATCGATAAAACGAAAAATATGAATGCCATTATTCGGAAGTTTGAAGTGGATTTACGAGAATGTGCAGATTTGCGCAATGCGATTGTTCATCGGCGAACGGATATCGATTATGCGATTGCCGAGCCACATGACAATATTGTTGAGCTGATTGAGTATATCGAACGAGAGTTGTCTAAGCCTGTAACGGTTGGCGATATGTTTCAACGAAAAGTGCATACATTGCGAGCGTCTGATAGTCTTGAAAAGGGTTTGAAACTTATACATGAACAAAGATTCAATCAGATTCCAATCTATGAGAATCGTAAATTCATCGGTTTGATCACCGCTGTAGGTATTACGTATTGGCTTGCAGATAAAGGGACAGAAGAAATCATTTCCCGGGAAATGCCGACATTGCTCGACATTTATTATCACGAAAAGCAAAAGAATACGTATCGATTCGTCGAAAAAGATCTCTCGGTTTATGAAGCTGAGGAATACTTTAGAAAGTCTGTTGTCGGTGGGAAGCGACTCGAAGCACTTCTGATTACCGAAAATGGTCGCCCTGAAGAAAAATTATTAGGGATTATTACGCCACTTGATTTGATGAAAATTGATTGA
- a CDS encoding methyl-accepting chemotaxis protein — protein MKAVGEQIGNASENASENLASITEQTNAAYQQLKSQCEGMLEISSTRTKLSTLAEERAEDVKVQIKKQNNNMIEIYKSINNISSDVIELSKITNQMHNLIDIVTKIADQTNLLVLNAAIEAARAGERGKDFTIVATEVKKLSEVTKNSATEVDQLILTTIVNVRTLTDELATFIRT, from the coding sequence ATGAAAGCAGTGGGCGAGCAAATTGGAAATGCATCTGAAAATGCATCTGAAAATTTAGCTTCCATTACTGAACAAACAAATGCTGCGTATCAACAATTAAAATCCCAATGCGAGGGAATGTTGGAAATATCTAGTACCAGAACTAAGCTGTCTACTCTTGCAGAAGAAAGAGCTGAAGATGTGAAAGTTCAAATAAAAAAGCAAAATAATAATATGATAGAAATTTATAAATCAATTAATAATATATCTAGTGATGTCATAGAGTTATCAAAAATTACAAACCAAATGCACAATTTAATCGATATAGTCACAAAAATTGCGGATCAAACGAATTTATTAGTCCTAAATGCTGCAATTGAGGCGGCTAGAGCAGGAGAACGTGGGAAGGATTTTACCATTGTAGCAACAGAGGTGAAAAAATTATCTGAGGTGACTAAAAATTCCGCCACGGAAGTCGATCAGTTAATATTAACGACAATAGTTAATGTAAGAACACTCACAGATGAACTTGCAACTTTTATTAGGACGTAA
- a CDS encoding DUF916 and DUF3324 domain-containing protein, which produces MWKSLSSLLSVIILFSLINTKGYAAELKFAVTAVIPDNQIDKSQTYFDLKMKPGQKQTIQVELENATAKDIVVETYANTATTNDNGITDYSVTDPQLDKTLKIPFSEITTVEKETKVPANSTVSLDVTIEMPEETYDGVILGGLYFKEKETKKKVEKSDDVQIENKFAYTIGVLLRETDKIIKPDMELNKIQPGQINGRNVVVANLQNTQPAMLKNLSVDAEIYKEKGKAILHSAKGENLRMAPNSNFNYSIDLENSAFKPGTYRLEMKATDGDQIWKWSKKFIIEGKEAKELNSTALEAKTNYTLYYLISGFILLLLLLVLVYRLGKRSRMQGEDPPSSE; this is translated from the coding sequence ATGTGGAAGTCACTAAGTTCTTTATTATCGGTCATCATTTTATTCTCTTTGATCAATACGAAGGGATATGCAGCGGAACTAAAATTTGCCGTCACTGCTGTAATTCCTGACAATCAAATTGATAAATCTCAAACCTATTTTGATTTAAAAATGAAACCGGGTCAAAAACAAACGATTCAAGTTGAATTGGAAAATGCAACAGCTAAAGATATCGTAGTCGAAACTTATGCGAATACAGCTACTACAAATGACAATGGAATCACTGATTATAGCGTGACGGATCCTCAACTAGACAAAACACTTAAAATTCCATTTTCTGAAATTACAACCGTAGAAAAAGAAACAAAAGTTCCAGCAAATAGTACAGTATCTCTCGATGTAACTATAGAAATGCCCGAAGAAACCTATGATGGAGTTATTTTAGGGGGTCTTTATTTTAAAGAAAAAGAGACAAAAAAAAAGGTGGAAAAGTCTGATGATGTACAAATTGAAAATAAGTTCGCTTACACAATAGGGGTATTATTAAGAGAAACAGATAAAATCATAAAACCAGATATGGAATTAAATAAAATACAACCAGGACAGATTAATGGACGCAATGTAGTAGTAGCGAATTTACAAAACACACAGCCAGCCATGCTAAAAAATTTAAGCGTAGATGCAGAGATATACAAGGAAAAAGGAAAGGCCATTTTACACTCGGCTAAGGGCGAAAACTTACGAATGGCTCCAAACTCTAACTTCAATTACAGTATTGATTTGGAAAATTCAGCATTCAAACCTGGGACATATCGTTTGGAGATGAAAGCAACAGACGGAGATCAGATTTGGAAATGGTCAAAAAAATTTATAATTGAGGGGAAAGAGGCTAAAGAATTAAATAGTACGGCACTAGAAGCAAAAACAAATTATACCCTATATTATCTGATAAGTGGATTTATATTGTTACTATTATTACTAGTATTGGTTTATCGCTTAGGAAAACGCTCTAGGATGCAAGGAGAAGACCCTCCTTCGAGTGAGTAG
- a CDS encoding transition state regulator Abh has protein sequence MRSKSIIKTLDSAGCMGIPGNPRKSAKIDKGDALKNFIDSEKIILAKYKSNSKCIVTGETSENDFKLRSGGIVISTEGARDLLCKINNVIPF, from the coding sequence ATGAGATCAAAAAGTATTATAAAAACGTTAGACAGCGCTGGTTGTATGGGTATCCCTGGAAATCCACGAAAGTCTGCTAAGATTGATAAGGGGGATGCTCTGAAAAATTTTATTGACAGCGAGAAAATTATTTTGGCGAAATATAAGTCTAATAGTAAGTGTATAGTAACAGGAGAAACTTCTGAGAATGATTTTAAGTTGCGTAGCGGAGGAATAGTTATAAGTACTGAAGGTGCTAGAGATTTACTTTGTAAAATTAATAACGTAATACCGTTTTGA
- a CDS encoding WxL domain-containing protein, with product MKLTKIAGTVLFSSILLTGGTTSFAAVAGNMNSQTDVTFIEDNESVPPVNPTDPTDPVEPVDPTDPTDPHEPGTPGPLSIDYVSNFHFGEQKLTGGDKTYYAKLDKVKKVPSGEIIDVPNYVQVTDNRGTNAGWKLKVKQNGQFKTNTNVELENAQLKLSNPVVNSLTNMTYAPSAFNVTLDPSGIEHDVTTAAADKGMGTWTTAYGGDNLQGAESVSLFVPGSSKKEKEKYSTTLTWILEDTPS from the coding sequence ATGAAACTAACAAAAATAGCAGGAACAGTACTTTTTTCATCTATACTACTAACTGGAGGAACTACATCCTTTGCTGCAGTAGCTGGCAATATGAATTCCCAAACCGATGTGACATTTATTGAAGATAATGAATCTGTTCCCCCAGTAAATCCAACAGATCCGACAGATCCAGTAGAACCAGTAGATCCAACAGATCCAACTGATCCTCATGAGCCAGGAACACCAGGACCATTGAGTATTGATTATGTTTCAAATTTTCATTTTGGTGAACAAAAACTAACTGGTGGAGACAAGACCTATTATGCAAAATTAGATAAAGTAAAGAAAGTGCCAAGTGGGGAAATCATTGACGTCCCTAACTATGTACAGGTGACGGATAATCGTGGAACAAATGCAGGTTGGAAATTAAAGGTGAAACAAAATGGGCAATTCAAAACGAATACTAATGTAGAATTGGAAAATGCCCAATTGAAATTAAGTAATCCTGTTGTAAACTCTTTAACAAATATGACATATGCCCCTAGTGCTTTTAATGTAACGTTAGATCCATCAGGTATTGAACATGATGTAACGACAGCAGCAGCTGATAAAGGTATGGGTACTTGGACGACAGCTTACGGAGGTGATAATCTCCAGGGTGCAGAGAGTGTTTCTTTGTTTGTCCCAGGTTCATCGAAAAAAGAAAAGGAAAAATATTCTACAACATTGACTTGGATTTTAGAAGATACGCCAAGCTGA
- a CDS encoding HD domain-containing phosphohydrolase, whose product MHLVQAKELYRVLALSSEIHDKDIVDHLQGVQKLTEKFMAILKQSKKYKLTEEYVNEIVLCSVLHDIGKSGIPESILYKPGPLSFFERKIMEMHPLIGVDILLKISKEIPNGFVKDWETAINVIRYHHEKWDGTGYPMGLKREQIPLEARIIAIVDVYDALIRKRSYKNSWTTTEAIAYLVDNKGIHFDPYLVEIFIEKVLKDSKKEQNNTVILEFPNEYIISRPSTLKK is encoded by the coding sequence ATGCATCTAGTACAGGCTAAAGAATTATATAGAGTCTTAGCTTTATCAAGTGAAATACATGATAAAGATATAGTAGACCATCTTCAAGGAGTGCAAAAGTTAACAGAAAAATTCATGGCTATTCTAAAACAAAGTAAAAAATATAAATTAACTGAGGAATATGTTAATGAAATAGTATTATGCAGTGTCCTCCATGATATTGGTAAATCTGGTATTCCAGAATCTATCCTATATAAACCAGGACCACTGTCATTTTTCGAAAGAAAAATAATGGAAATGCACCCTCTCATTGGTGTCGATATCTTATTGAAAATTTCAAAAGAGATACCTAATGGATTTGTGAAAGACTGGGAAACGGCAATTAATGTTATCAGATATCACCATGAAAAATGGGATGGAACTGGTTATCCTATGGGATTAAAAAGAGAACAAATTCCTCTAGAGGCTCGGATAATTGCAATTGTAGATGTATATGATGCTCTAATTAGAAAAAGATCTTACAAAAATTCTTGGACAACTACTGAAGCTATAGCCTATTTAGTGGATAACAAAGGAATTCATTTTGATCCTTATTTGGTGGAGATATTTATTGAAAAAGTGCTTAAAGATAGTAAAAAAGAACAAAACAATACTGTAATACTTGAATTTCCTAACGAATACATTATATCTAGGCCAAGTACTTTAAAGAAATAA